In Bdellovibrionota bacterium, the genomic stretch CATTCCGTCGCCGCCGAGAATCGATGGAAAATGCTGCTCGGAGCCAATTGCGAGGCTCTCCCCCTTGATTCTGCCTCATTTGATTTGGTTTTGATCCAAGGTGTCCTCCACCATGTGCCTGACCAACGTCTGGCACTGGCCGAGGCTGGAAGAATCCTGAGACCCGGCGGTACCTTGATCGTCATCGAACCCGCGAAGTGGAGTGTGGCCTTGGTGTACTACCTGATCAAGCGTCTCGTATATATCTTCTTTGGGACGTGGGGCCTTCGACGAATTTTGCGTTACTACGGCAGTCCCCATGAATCCTTCGTATCGCCCGCGATCATTCGTTGTATTCTTGGTCCACCGAGGTTCAGCGTCTACCTGACGAAGACCACGCCTTTCCGTTTTCCCTACATCGGTAAAGCCACGTCCACCCGAGTGTATCGTGCGTTGGAGAACGCGCTCAATCGAACCGTTTTCGCGCGTTGGTTTGGCAGTTACTTGTTTGCGGAGATCTCCCGCTCCTTTGTCGCACAAACCGTCAGCAAGAGAGACTGACCCAACCAGTCCAACGGTCGCAGAAGCAGAGCCTCTGACTGAAAAAGGATCTCCGACCACGCCTTTCCCGAAAGACCGATCTTGCGCAATTGCTCCTCACCGAAAACACTCGGCACCGACCGAACGCCACGAAAGCCGGCGTTCTCAAGATAAGCTGCCAACGTTTTGCGTGTGAAATAGTTGAGATGCCCGCTCTGAATCACCGAATATGAAAACCCAGGCCCGATGACCGACAAAAACACCTTTTCGAAATAGACCGACAGGAGCGAATAGTTGGGGACGATGGCCAAGAAAAGCCCCCCCTGGCGCAGCAGGGCGTGGAGGTGGCCAAGTGCCTCCCGGAGGTGAAGGACATGCTCGAGCGTATGGGCCGAATAGATCACATCAAAGTAACCGTCGCCATAATGTTTACGAATCGCGTCGAATGACGCGTACATCGGGACGCCCTCCCGCGTTCGAATCTGGTGGCACGCGTTCTCGTCTTTGTCCATGCCGACGATCTCGCCAAAGCCGAACTCCTTCGCTCTTGAAATGCAAAACCCCGTGCCGCTTCCAAATTCCAGGAAACGTAGTTCCTTCGGCGCAAGCACTGTGATGTGCGTCGCCCGATACGAACAAAACAACCGTTTCAGCTCGAAGTCGTGCATGTGGGCAGGTCTCCCCCAATGCTCGGTGAACCCGGGGTCACTGGCGTATCCGAGACTCTCCTCATCGATTTGGAACTTCGACTCCAGGTACGACATTCCGCATGCCGTACAATCGATGACGTTCAACCGACGTTCCGGATTGTAGTGATCCGAAGCAGAGCGGACCGTTTTGCGCAAACCGGTGAGATCGTTGCCACAGAG encodes the following:
- a CDS encoding class I SAM-dependent methyltransferase — translated: MNRQKILALEKEMFGNVHDAYKQSVAIAWDSSSSYAKAVDRILSLHLSRLDSRASILDIGGASRWWIRRFGRETQAIVLDLSSTFLHSVAAENRWKMLLGANCEALPLDSASFDLVLIQGVLHHVPDQRLALAEAGRILRPGGTLIVIEPAKWSVALVYYLIKRLVYIFFGTWGLRRILRYYGSPHESFVSPAIIRCILGPPRFSVYLTKTTPFRFPYIGKATSTRVYRALENALNRTVFARWFGSYLFAEISRSFVAQTVSKRD
- a CDS encoding class I SAM-dependent methyltransferase; this encodes MTCELCGNDLTGLRKTVRSASDHYNPERRLNVIDCTACGMSYLESKFQIDEESLGYASDPGFTEHWGRPAHMHDFELKRLFCSYRATHITVLAPKELRFLEFGSGTGFCISRAKEFGFGEIVGMDKDENACHQIRTREGVPMYASFDAIRKHYGDGYFDVIYSAHTLEHVLHLREALGHLHALLRQGGLFLAIVPNYSLLSVYFEKVFLSVIGPGFSYSVIQSGHLNYFTRKTLAAYLENAGFRGVRSVPSVFGEEQLRKIGLSGKAWSEILFQSEALLLRPLDWLGQSLLLTVCATKEREISANK